One genomic region from Deltaproteobacteria bacterium encodes:
- a CDS encoding adenine phosphoribosyltransferase has product MERLKKLIRDVPDFPKKGIIFKDITTLLSDKRAFARAIDTLANRYMDRDIDLVVGIESRGFVIGAALAYRLGAGVILVRKPGKLPYKTHKTIYELEYGTDQLEIHEDAISPGQNVLIADDLIATGGTVRASIDLVKQLDGNIVECAFLVELEFLKGREKLNGYPVYSLLKF; this is encoded by the coding sequence ATGGAACGACTCAAAAAACTGATCCGGGATGTCCCCGACTTTCCCAAGAAGGGGATCATCTTTAAGGACATCACGACCCTGTTGTCCGATAAACGGGCTTTCGCCCGCGCCATCGATACCCTTGCAAACCGCTATATGGATCGGGATATTGATCTTGTCGTCGGGATCGAGTCCCGAGGATTTGTGATCGGGGCGGCGTTGGCCTACCGTCTCGGTGCCGGGGTGATCCTGGTCCGGAAACCGGGAAAGCTTCCCTACAAGACGCACAAGACGATCTACGAGTTGGAGTACGGCACGGACCAGTTGGAGATTCATGAAGATGCGATTTCTCCGGGTCAGAATGTCCTCATCGCCGATGACCTGATCGCGACGGGGGGGACGGTCAGGGCCTCCATTGATCTGGTAAAGCAGCTGGATGGAAATATCGTGGAATGTGCCTTTCTGGTAGAACTGGAATTCCTGAAGGGGCGGGAGAAGCTCAATGGTTATCCTGTATATTCGTTACTGAAGTTCTAA